A portion of the Rhodothermus sp. genome contains these proteins:
- a CDS encoding MBL fold metallo-hydrolase: protein MQALRTLWYLNRSAAPKLEERPMNRRTFLQQTLAATLLPLLSPRGIRLQASSFRPLRRNVGLFLGRGGTIGWLATEAALIVVDAQFPETATQCWEGLQQRTDRMIDALINTHHHRDHTAGNVALKSHARQIIAHRNVPVLQRRAAEQQGTLDRQVYASRTFDDALTLEAGDERVHIIYYGPAHTGGDAIIHFEKANIVHVGDLVFNRMPCFIDLPGGATTEGWIAALERLHATYDDETQFIFGHGHPKYGVVGGRADLLVMRDFLEGLRRYVDAGIKAGKSIDELVVDRLPEFPEHYVESWPQGIPNAIRAVYQELSGS, encoded by the coding sequence ATGCAAGCGTTACGTACGCTGTGGTACCTGAACCGTAGCGCTGCACCTAAACTGGAGGAGCGCCCTATGAACCGACGCACTTTTTTGCAACAGACGCTCGCCGCCACGCTACTACCCTTGCTCTCTCCCCGAGGCATTCGCCTGCAGGCATCGTCGTTTCGTCCCCTACGTCGTAACGTCGGCCTCTTCCTCGGACGGGGTGGCACAATCGGCTGGCTGGCTACGGAAGCAGCGCTGATTGTGGTCGATGCGCAGTTTCCCGAGACGGCCACGCAGTGCTGGGAAGGCCTGCAGCAACGCACCGACCGCATGATCGACGCGCTCATCAACACGCATCACCATCGGGACCACACAGCCGGCAACGTCGCGCTGAAATCGCACGCCCGCCAGATTATCGCCCATCGCAATGTGCCCGTACTGCAACGACGCGCTGCCGAGCAACAAGGCACGCTCGACCGGCAGGTCTATGCCAGCCGCACGTTCGACGATGCGCTCACGCTTGAGGCTGGCGACGAACGCGTGCACATCATCTACTATGGTCCGGCCCATACCGGTGGCGATGCGATCATTCACTTTGAAAAAGCCAACATCGTACACGTGGGCGACCTGGTCTTCAATCGGATGCCCTGCTTCATTGATCTGCCAGGCGGTGCGACGACCGAAGGCTGGATCGCGGCGCTGGAGCGTCTGCACGCCACCTACGACGACGAGACCCAGTTCATTTTCGGCCATGGTCATCCGAAGTATGGGGTGGTCGGGGGGCGTGCCGATTTGCTGGTGATGCGTGATTTTCTGGAAGGATTGCGGCGCTATGTGGATGCCGGGATCAAGGCGGGCAAATCCATTGACGAGCTGGTAGTCGATCGGTTGCCGGAGTTTCCGGAGCACTATGTGGAAA
- a CDS encoding (2Fe-2S)-binding protein, which yields MARLELLVNGHRHTVEVPPDMPLLWVLRDVLGLKGTKYGCGKALCGVCTVHLNGTPVRSCVLPVSAVVGQPITTIEGLDPQGDHPLQRAWRELNVPQCGYCQAGQLMTAAALLQQNPNPTDEDIIAAMAGNLCRCGTYYRIRQAIHRAAEIMRQEGTQ from the coding sequence ATGGCACGATTGGAATTGCTGGTCAACGGGCATCGACACACGGTTGAGGTGCCGCCCGACATGCCGTTGCTCTGGGTGTTGCGGGATGTGCTGGGGTTGAAGGGGACCAAATACGGTTGTGGGAAGGCGCTCTGTGGAGTCTGTACGGTGCATCTGAACGGCACCCCGGTGCGCTCGTGCGTGCTGCCGGTTTCGGCCGTAGTTGGTCAGCCCATTACTACGATTGAAGGGTTGGATCCGCAGGGAGACCATCCGCTGCAGCGGGCCTGGCGTGAGCTCAATGTGCCGCAATGTGGCTACTGCCAGGCCGGCCAGCTCATGACGGCCGCTGCGCTACTGCAGCAGAACCCGAATCCTACCGACGAAGACATCATCGCCGCCATGGCCGGTAATCTGTGCCGGTGCGGTACCTACTACCGTATTCGTCAGGCGATTCATCGGGCCGCAGAAATTATGCGGCAGGAGGGGACGCAATGA
- a CDS encoding xanthine dehydrogenase family protein molybdopterin-binding subunit, protein MNGYEWMQERLEARRNPAMLSRRTFLQVSVAATGGLLVSGLVPSLGKAVAEESVALNPYVQIDPDGTVRIYVPKSEMGQGVRTALSMLVAEELDVDWEQVRVMQAPLDPKYGNQGTGGSSSVRTRWQELREAGAIARALLVEAAARRWGVASSRCRTDKGQVLHPNGHDTLSYGELAAEAARLEPPASVRLKDPADFRLIGHPRSSVDIPDIVTGRATYGIDVRVPGMLVASVARCPYVAGRLIRYDDTAARQIPGVRAVVEVPAIGDDVHVRPGVAVVAEHTWAAMKGRQALRIEWEAGDTDRHRSAVYLEQMQALIAEPGQVVRERGSVEKALTQTDRRLEATYVLPFLAHAPMEPMNATAHVEGNRCTIWAPVQIPAWVASATARALGIPERNVRVFITLLGGGFGRRLNPDYAVEAALISKAVGAPVQVVWTREDDLQFDFYRPMAVHRLQAALDANGRPLAWYHRLVSTSIRATLQGPDAPEQHRSEVGGADLLPYRVPNWRLEYRPFQSPLPRGWWRSVDHTHTAFAVESFIDELAAAAGRDPLAYRLELFDMEARTDGPYGYDPVRLRRVLELAAEKAAWGRALPEGHALGIACHWSFASYAAEVIEVSVDNNGQVHVHRVVAVLDCGRVVNPSGAEAQVISGVLDGLWTALKAEIVLENGRVATTNFDTYPLLRQNELPPAITVHFVQSEAAPTGLGEPPVPPVAPALANAIYAATGHRIRQLPIRAEMLRG, encoded by the coding sequence ATGAACGGCTATGAATGGATGCAGGAGCGCCTGGAAGCTCGCCGTAATCCGGCGATGCTCAGCCGGCGGACCTTTTTGCAGGTGAGTGTCGCCGCTACGGGTGGGCTGCTCGTCAGTGGACTGGTCCCCAGCCTTGGGAAGGCAGTGGCCGAAGAGTCGGTAGCGCTGAACCCCTATGTACAGATCGACCCGGATGGTACGGTCCGCATCTATGTCCCGAAGTCCGAGATGGGACAGGGAGTACGCACGGCGCTCTCCATGCTGGTGGCTGAGGAGCTGGATGTTGACTGGGAGCAGGTGCGTGTGATGCAGGCGCCGCTTGATCCGAAGTACGGTAACCAGGGAACAGGGGGGAGCAGTAGCGTTCGCACCCGCTGGCAGGAACTCCGGGAAGCCGGAGCGATAGCGCGAGCCCTGCTCGTCGAAGCGGCTGCCCGACGCTGGGGCGTTGCATCCTCCCGCTGCCGCACGGATAAGGGGCAGGTGCTCCACCCGAACGGACATGACACCCTGAGCTATGGCGAGCTGGCGGCCGAAGCGGCCCGGCTGGAGCCACCGGCTTCGGTGCGCCTGAAGGATCCGGCCGATTTTCGGCTGATCGGCCACCCCCGAAGCAGCGTGGACATCCCCGACATCGTCACGGGAAGGGCCACCTATGGCATTGACGTGCGCGTGCCGGGCATGCTGGTGGCCAGTGTAGCGCGGTGTCCATACGTAGCCGGTCGGCTGATCCGGTATGACGATACGGCCGCCCGTCAGATCCCTGGCGTGCGTGCGGTGGTTGAGGTGCCGGCCATCGGCGACGACGTACATGTGCGGCCGGGAGTAGCGGTGGTGGCCGAACATACCTGGGCGGCGATGAAAGGGCGGCAGGCGCTCCGGATCGAATGGGAGGCTGGCGATACCGATCGACATCGCTCAGCGGTTTACCTGGAGCAGATGCAGGCGCTTATTGCCGAGCCAGGACAGGTGGTGCGTGAACGGGGTTCGGTGGAGAAGGCCCTGACGCAGACAGACCGTCGTCTTGAAGCCACCTATGTGCTTCCCTTTCTGGCGCACGCCCCCATGGAACCCATGAACGCAACCGCACACGTCGAAGGCAATCGATGCACGATCTGGGCACCTGTGCAGATTCCCGCCTGGGTCGCCAGCGCTACAGCCCGTGCCCTGGGCATTCCTGAGCGGAACGTGCGTGTCTTTATCACGCTACTGGGAGGCGGCTTCGGACGGCGACTGAATCCGGACTATGCGGTCGAGGCCGCGCTGATCTCAAAGGCCGTAGGCGCCCCCGTGCAGGTGGTCTGGACGCGCGAAGATGACCTGCAGTTTGATTTTTACCGCCCCATGGCCGTGCATCGCCTTCAGGCTGCACTGGACGCTAATGGGCGGCCGCTGGCCTGGTATCACCGCCTGGTTTCCACGTCGATCCGCGCCACGCTGCAGGGACCCGATGCGCCCGAGCAGCACCGCTCCGAAGTGGGTGGGGCCGATCTGCTGCCGTATCGCGTACCCAACTGGCGGCTGGAGTACCGGCCGTTCCAGAGTCCCCTACCCCGTGGATGGTGGCGGTCGGTCGATCATACGCATACGGCTTTCGCCGTCGAGAGCTTCATCGATGAACTGGCAGCCGCTGCCGGGCGCGATCCGCTGGCGTATCGCCTGGAACTGTTCGATATGGAAGCGCGCACCGACGGGCCGTATGGCTACGATCCGGTTCGGCTGCGGCGTGTGCTGGAGCTGGCGGCCGAAAAGGCTGCCTGGGGCCGAGCGCTCCCGGAAGGTCACGCGCTGGGTATCGCCTGCCACTGGTCGTTTGCCAGCTATGCCGCCGAAGTAATCGAAGTGTCCGTGGACAACAACGGCCAGGTGCACGTGCATCGGGTGGTGGCCGTGCTGGATTGCGGCCGTGTCGTCAATCCGAGCGGGGCCGAGGCCCAGGTGATCAGTGGCGTGCTCGATGGCCTGTGGACGGCGCTCAAGGCCGAGATTGTGCTGGAAAACGGTCGCGTTGCCACGACCAACTTCGACACCTACCCGTTGCTCCGTCAGAACGAGCTCCCACCAGCCATCACCGTCCATTTTGTGCAGAGCGAAGCCGCCCCCACCGGCCTGGGCGAGCCCCCGGTGCCACCCGTAGCGCCCGCGCTGGCCAATGCGATCTATGCAGCTACAGGCCACCGCATTCGACAACTTCCTATCCGGGCCGAGATGCTGCGCGGATAA
- a CDS encoding protoglobin domain-containing protein, translating to MTTQTIPGYTYGQPDVARSPLSMEAFAQLKQTVLFTDEDVHYLRMAGDVLEDQIEAVLDLWYSFVGSHPHLIYYFQDPEGRPIQEYLERVRARFGQWILDTCRRPYDQDWLNYQMEIGLRHHRTKKNQTDGVTAPPHVPLRYLIAFIVPITLTIRDFLARKGHPPEEVEKMHQAWFKAVTLQVVLWSYPYAREGDF from the coding sequence ATGACAACGCAAACAATTCCCGGTTACACCTACGGCCAGCCTGACGTGGCCCGTTCGCCGCTTTCGATGGAAGCATTCGCCCAGCTAAAACAGACCGTACTCTTTACCGACGAAGACGTCCATTATCTGCGTATGGCCGGTGACGTGCTGGAAGACCAGATTGAGGCGGTGCTGGATCTATGGTACAGTTTTGTGGGGAGTCATCCGCATCTGATCTATTACTTTCAGGATCCTGAGGGTCGTCCCATTCAGGAGTACCTGGAGCGCGTGCGGGCTCGCTTTGGTCAATGGATCCTGGATACCTGCCGGCGTCCGTACGATCAGGACTGGCTCAACTACCAGATGGAAATCGGTCTCCGGCATCATCGCACCAAGAAAAACCAGACCGATGGCGTGACCGCGCCTCCTCATGTGCCCTTGCGTTATCTGATTGCCTTCATTGTACCTATCACTTTGACCATACGCGATTTTCTGGCGCGCAAGGGGCATCCGCCGGAGGAGGTAGAAAAAATGCACCAGGCCTGGTTCAAGGCGGTCACGTTGCAGGTGGTACTGTGGAGCTATCCTTATGCTCGTGAGGGCGACTTTTGA
- a CDS encoding LysR substrate-binding domain-containing protein, producing MELRALRYLLAVAEAGNFTRAAERCFVSQPALSQQIRKLEEELGEVLVDRSLTPVRLTAAGEVVVAHARRMLAELAAMRVALDELQGLRRGHLIIGAVQTVRTYLMPYAVTTFARTYPDVRLQVLELPADEVEAGVLEGRFHLGLSFVPTVQEGLDTEPLFTEELVLIVPPDHALAGQQVVPLEVLAQTPLALLPAMYCTRRLWDRWVRAVGLHPRIRLEMNTIEGLLHAVRMLGMATVLPALTLHLEIAHDLRAVRLPRPPCRTVGIIYRQGAYRCLAARTFAEVLRSWRRTVRNGQAAAA from the coding sequence ATGGAACTGCGAGCATTGCGCTACCTGCTGGCCGTGGCCGAGGCAGGAAACTTCACGCGGGCGGCCGAGCGCTGTTTCGTTTCGCAGCCAGCCCTTTCGCAGCAGATTCGCAAGCTGGAGGAGGAGCTGGGTGAGGTGCTGGTGGATCGGTCGTTGACTCCGGTTCGGTTGACAGCGGCCGGTGAGGTAGTAGTAGCTCATGCGCGGCGCATGCTGGCCGAGCTGGCGGCCATGCGCGTAGCGTTGGACGAGCTACAGGGGCTTCGGCGTGGACATCTGATCATTGGGGCTGTCCAGACAGTGCGAACGTACCTGATGCCTTATGCAGTGACCACGTTCGCCCGCACCTATCCCGACGTGCGACTGCAGGTGCTGGAGCTGCCGGCCGATGAAGTGGAAGCCGGGGTGCTGGAAGGTCGCTTTCACCTGGGTTTAAGCTTTGTGCCGACCGTACAGGAAGGGCTGGACACCGAACCGTTGTTTACAGAGGAGCTGGTATTGATTGTACCGCCGGATCATGCGCTGGCGGGCCAGCAGGTGGTGCCGCTGGAAGTGCTGGCACAGACCCCGTTGGCCCTGTTGCCGGCCATGTATTGTACCCGACGGTTATGGGATCGGTGGGTTCGAGCGGTGGGTTTGCATCCCAGGATCCGTCTGGAGATGAACACCATTGAAGGCCTGCTGCATGCGGTTCGGATGCTGGGCATGGCGACGGTGTTGCCCGCCTTGACGTTGCATCTCGAAATCGCGCATGATTTGCGGGCGGTGCGGCTTCCGAGGCCACCGTGTCGTACAGTGGGGATTATCTATCGCCAAGGTGCCTACCGCTGTCTGGCAGCGCGCACCTTTGCGGAGGTGTTGCGGTCCTGGCGTAGAACGGTGCGGAACGGACAGGCGGCTGCTGCGTGA
- a CDS encoding 1,4-dihydroxy-2-naphthoate polyprenyltransferase, with the protein MADGFGSTTSVPALPRWRVWVLAARPKTLTAALAPVLMGTALAWADGGFHLPSALLALVGALLIQIGTNFANDYADYLKGADTATRKGPLRVTAAGLVTPDAMRRATTLVFALAIVAGLYLIWRGGWPVLVIGLLSILFGILYTSSRYALAYLGLGELFVLIFFGPVAVGGTYYVQTLTITPEVLLMGLAPGLISTGILLVNNVRDIEEDRQAGKRTPVVRFGRTFGVVLYAFCLLGALWLPVIWYLLTYRHGGALAVLALLPASVRAIWTLAREREGPVLNALLAATGRLLLLYSLLFSVGWILT; encoded by the coding sequence ATGGCGGACGGATTCGGTTCGACGACCTCGGTACCGGCCCTGCCGCGCTGGCGCGTCTGGGTGCTGGCGGCGCGTCCCAAAACGCTGACGGCAGCCCTCGCCCCTGTGCTTATGGGTACGGCTCTGGCCTGGGCCGATGGTGGTTTCCACTTGCCCTCGGCGTTGCTGGCCCTGGTCGGTGCTTTGCTGATTCAGATTGGGACAAACTTCGCTAACGATTATGCCGACTACCTGAAGGGCGCTGATACGGCTACCCGTAAAGGACCCCTTCGGGTTACGGCAGCGGGCCTGGTAACACCGGACGCCATGCGGCGGGCCACGACGCTGGTGTTTGCGCTGGCCATCGTGGCCGGACTTTACCTGATCTGGCGGGGAGGCTGGCCGGTGCTGGTTATTGGGTTGCTTTCGATCCTCTTTGGCATCCTGTACACGAGCAGTCGGTACGCGCTGGCCTATCTGGGACTGGGAGAGCTCTTCGTGCTCATCTTCTTCGGACCGGTGGCCGTAGGCGGCACCTACTACGTACAGACGCTCACCATCACGCCAGAAGTGCTTCTGATGGGGTTGGCGCCGGGGCTTATTTCGACGGGCATCTTGCTGGTGAACAACGTGCGGGACATTGAAGAAGATCGGCAGGCCGGTAAGCGAACGCCTGTGGTGCGCTTCGGACGAACCTTCGGAGTTGTGCTGTATGCCTTCTGCCTGCTGGGAGCCCTGTGGCTGCCGGTTATCTGGTATCTGCTGACCTACCGGCATGGTGGCGCACTGGCTGTCCTGGCGTTGCTACCAGCCAGCGTGCGTGCCATCTGGACGCTGGCGCGGGAGCGAGAAGGGCCCGTGTTGAATGCGTTGCTGGCGGCCACCGGACGCCTGCTGCTGCTGTACAGCCTGCTGTTCTCAGTGGGATGGATACTGACCTGA
- the menC gene encoding o-succinylbenzoate synthase, whose translation MPEVTWRLFRFRLPLTRPLPSGAVVRQGWLVQVQGEEAVGWGEVAPLPGFSRETPEAAIRALQDWLPRLSLLPATATFMEYGEALVPMLAGAPASVRWGLELALAQWQATRQGRRLDTWLASDPLTVVAMNALVAAQGQEDVAQLAAIRAAGYRTVKLKVGEYVWEEAVRWVRRFREILGPEVTLRVDANRAWSLREALAFAEAVADQGIAYIEEPVRDPEQLQAFVRQSPVPAALDETLAEQPETPLHYWEGVAAVVLKPALIGGLWHAWQRAQEAKALGMAVVWSAAFEAGIGTRGLLALAAASRSTAAAGLDPYHWLADDVVHPRLHLQPLTAVAEALTGPWQHNPAVLEEINVCA comes from the coding sequence ATGCCTGAAGTTACCTGGCGACTGTTTCGCTTTCGGCTGCCACTGACGCGGCCACTTCCGTCGGGGGCAGTAGTACGGCAGGGATGGCTGGTGCAGGTCCAGGGTGAGGAGGCTGTGGGATGGGGGGAGGTGGCCCCCCTGCCAGGATTCAGCAGGGAGACCCCGGAAGCAGCTATACGCGCCCTGCAGGACTGGCTGCCGCGGCTGTCTTTACTGCCAGCGACTGCTACATTTATGGAATATGGGGAGGCGCTGGTGCCGATGCTTGCCGGAGCGCCAGCTTCGGTGCGATGGGGACTGGAGCTGGCACTTGCCCAGTGGCAGGCGACCCGTCAGGGCCGGCGACTCGATACCTGGCTGGCGTCCGATCCACTGACAGTGGTAGCGATGAACGCACTGGTAGCGGCACAAGGGCAGGAGGACGTTGCGCAACTGGCGGCAATTCGAGCAGCCGGATACCGGACAGTCAAGCTCAAAGTAGGTGAATATGTTTGGGAGGAAGCAGTGCGGTGGGTGCGGCGGTTCCGGGAGATACTGGGTCCTGAAGTGACGCTGCGCGTGGATGCCAACCGGGCCTGGTCGTTGCGGGAGGCACTGGCATTTGCCGAGGCGGTGGCCGACCAGGGGATCGCTTACATCGAAGAACCCGTGCGCGATCCGGAGCAGTTGCAGGCATTCGTGCGGCAGAGTCCAGTGCCGGCTGCGCTGGACGAAACGCTGGCCGAGCAACCGGAAACACCGCTACATTACTGGGAGGGGGTAGCGGCGGTGGTCCTGAAGCCGGCCCTGATAGGTGGACTGTGGCACGCCTGGCAGCGTGCGCAGGAGGCAAAAGCACTGGGCATGGCCGTGGTCTGGAGTGCGGCTTTTGAGGCCGGAATCGGCACGCGTGGACTGCTGGCACTGGCCGCCGCTTCTCGAAGCACAGCCGCAGCCGGGCTGGATCCTTACCACTGGCTGGCCGACGATGTGGTGCATCCCCGGCTGCACCTGCAACCCCTGACCGCGGTGGCTGAAGCGCTGACCGGACCCTGGCAACACAATCCGGCTGTACTGGAAGAGATCAATGTCTGCGCGTGA
- the menE gene encoding o-succinylbenzoate--CoA ligase, which yields MSAREITCPLFWWSSQMPDRPVVQLPSGSISAGLLEQRVRTVSGQLRAAGIAPGDRIGLWLEDPVATMVCLLALWRLRAVACLVSTRMPSGGLGELVQQIGLQALITDRPSSTTLPCWHPDNLAEGVPEAVETAPRLALAQYATVFFTSGSTGTPKGVLHTIGNHIYSARGVIRHLRVQAGDRWLLVLPLYHVGGMGVVLRCLLAGAVIVVPERREPLAQALVRYGPTHVSLVPTQLWRLLRATEGGPPDTLRVVLLGGSAVPEGVLEEGAARGWPLHTSYGLTEMTSTVTATPLGASRALLRTAGQVLPYRAVKIGADGAILVRGPVRFVGYLARGQLQQPFDEAGWFDTGDLGWLDEQGLLHVEGRRDNRFISGGENIQPEAIERALLRLDGVAEAVVVPIPDPEFGERPAAFVRLDARGTWAPEQWRRRLRQQLPGFMIPVAFWPWPEMLERGLKTARHHLQEEALRRWQAGHR from the coding sequence ATGTCTGCGCGTGAAATCACCTGTCCGCTCTTTTGGTGGAGTAGCCAGATGCCGGACCGACCGGTCGTGCAGTTGCCCTCGGGATCGATCTCGGCAGGCCTGCTGGAGCAGCGGGTGCGAACGGTGTCAGGGCAATTGCGGGCCGCAGGGATAGCGCCGGGCGATCGGATCGGACTCTGGCTGGAGGATCCGGTGGCCACAATGGTTTGCTTGCTGGCCCTCTGGCGACTTCGTGCCGTGGCCTGTCTGGTAAGTACGCGTATGCCATCTGGTGGACTTGGCGAACTGGTCCAACAGATTGGACTGCAGGCACTGATTACCGATCGTCCCTCATCGACGACGTTGCCCTGCTGGCATCCCGACAATCTGGCGGAGGGCGTGCCGGAAGCAGTGGAAACGGCCCCACGACTGGCGCTGGCGCAGTATGCCACGGTTTTTTTTACGTCGGGCAGCACGGGCACGCCTAAAGGCGTGTTGCATACGATCGGCAACCATATCTACAGCGCACGAGGCGTGATACGGCACCTACGGGTACAGGCGGGCGATCGCTGGTTGCTGGTACTGCCGCTTTATCATGTGGGAGGCATGGGGGTGGTTCTGCGTTGTCTGCTGGCCGGGGCCGTGATCGTTGTTCCAGAGCGGCGGGAGCCCCTGGCGCAGGCGTTGGTTCGCTACGGCCCAACGCACGTATCGCTGGTCCCCACTCAACTCTGGCGTCTGTTGCGAGCAACTGAGGGGGGGCCACCGGATACGTTACGGGTGGTATTGCTCGGGGGTAGTGCCGTTCCGGAAGGCGTGTTGGAAGAGGGGGCAGCGCGGGGGTGGCCACTGCACACCAGCTATGGATTGACCGAGATGACCTCGACCGTTACAGCGACGCCACTCGGTGCCTCGCGGGCATTGCTGCGGACGGCCGGGCAGGTGTTGCCCTATCGCGCCGTAAAGATCGGAGCAGATGGCGCCATTCTGGTGCGCGGGCCGGTGCGGTTTGTCGGGTATCTGGCGCGTGGGCAGCTACAGCAACCTTTTGACGAAGCCGGCTGGTTTGACACCGGTGATCTGGGTTGGTTAGATGAACAGGGGCTGTTGCACGTCGAGGGGCGACGGGACAACCGGTTCATCTCGGGAGGGGAGAACATTCAACCTGAAGCGATTGAGCGCGCGCTGCTGCGTCTGGATGGCGTTGCCGAGGCCGTGGTTGTGCCGATCCCTGACCCTGAATTCGGTGAGCGGCCGGCCGCATTTGTGCGACTGGATGCCCGGGGTACCTGGGCGCCTGAGCAGTGGCGCCGCCGGCTGCGTCAGCAATTGCCGGGTTTTATGATACCGGTGGCCTTCTGGCCCTGGCCTGAGATGTTGGAAAGGGGCCTCAAAACGGCACGGCACCACCTGCAGGAAGAAGCCTTACGCCGGTGGCAGGCAGGCCATCGGTAG
- a CDS encoding SpoIIE family protein phosphatase: MARYSILVVEDEHTLRRLLEYRLGKYYRVRSAANGEEALQLVLEEIPDLIISDIMMPQMDGFALQQALQARKDTRAIPFIFLTAKADDQSRMRGMRMGVDDYITKPFDIDQLLARIERLLERTKFFQTQLDARIGQDFSQKLMPKELPSVPGYRLYFHNSPKEYGGGDFFDWTQHPSGAFFLTIGDVMGKGLHAKFYAFSFLSYIRGTLYAMLQTSQSPAELLQRVNHVLMQDTVMEETFASLLIVRWNPEAHEITYANAGHCRPILVKDRQTAEVVEHSDLILGLDANATFQDTTLTIPAGGGLLLYTDGLMEQRTASGEMFGEQGIAELAPQMVGAEDPVQTLLDGILSRCNTDTFDDDILFFWMERLS; the protein is encoded by the coding sequence ATGGCTCGATATTCCATTTTAGTGGTCGAGGATGAGCATACGCTTCGCCGTCTGCTCGAATACCGCCTGGGTAAGTACTATCGCGTACGCTCAGCCGCCAACGGCGAAGAGGCCCTCCAGCTGGTGCTGGAGGAAATCCCCGACCTGATCATCTCGGACATCATGATGCCCCAGATGGACGGATTCGCATTGCAACAAGCCCTTCAGGCCCGCAAAGATACCCGCGCCATCCCGTTTATTTTTCTGACGGCGAAAGCGGACGATCAGAGCCGCATGCGCGGCATGCGCATGGGCGTGGATGACTATATCACTAAACCATTCGACATCGATCAGCTGCTGGCACGGATCGAACGTCTGCTGGAACGCACCAAGTTTTTCCAGACCCAACTTGACGCTCGGATCGGACAGGACTTTTCTCAGAAGCTTATGCCGAAAGAACTTCCTTCCGTCCCGGGCTACCGTCTCTACTTCCACAATAGCCCCAAAGAATACGGTGGAGGTGACTTCTTCGACTGGACCCAACATCCGAGTGGGGCTTTCTTTCTGACCATCGGCGACGTGATGGGCAAAGGCCTCCATGCCAAGTTCTATGCGTTCAGTTTTCTCAGCTACATCCGAGGCACGCTCTATGCCATGCTCCAGACTTCACAGTCACCGGCCGAACTGCTTCAGCGCGTCAATCACGTGCTGATGCAGGATACCGTCATGGAGGAAACTTTCGCCTCGCTCCTGATCGTACGCTGGAACCCCGAGGCACATGAAATTACCTATGCCAATGCCGGCCACTGCCGTCCCATTCTGGTCAAAGATCGGCAGACCGCGGAGGTGGTCGAACACAGCGATCTGATTCTGGGCCTGGATGCCAACGCCACCTTCCAGGATACTACACTGACCATTCCGGCCGGTGGTGGCCTACTGCTCTACACAGACGGTCTGATGGAGCAACGCACGGCCAGTGGTGAGATGTTCGGCGAACAGGGTATTGCCGAACTGGCACCCCAAATGGTCGGGGCCGAAGATCCTGTGCAGACGTTGCTGGATGGCATCCTGAGCCGCTGCAACACCGATACGTTCGACGACGACATTCTCTTTTTCTGGATGGAGCGATTAAGCTAA
- a CDS encoding ATP-binding protein produces the protein MMKEVRYCFDNLEDLIDRVHALFSNPDADLPLPPEGEVRYRVQLAIHEWLANLIQHARFGNRRPSIELTIRSNGELVECFIDDNSEGFDLNGRLKSNPSIQEAFPERGMGLHFIRACTRELNYVRLKDGRHRLIFTMVKDEDPWLDIPF, from the coding sequence ATGATGAAAGAAGTGCGTTACTGCTTCGACAATCTGGAAGATCTTATCGATCGGGTCCACGCACTTTTCTCCAATCCGGACGCCGATCTGCCGCTTCCTCCGGAAGGGGAAGTGCGCTACCGGGTGCAACTGGCCATCCATGAATGGCTGGCCAACCTGATTCAACATGCCCGCTTTGGCAATCGGCGTCCATCCATTGAGCTCACCATTCGCAGCAACGGCGAACTGGTAGAATGTTTTATCGACGACAACTCAGAGGGCTTTGACCTGAACGGACGCCTGAAGTCCAATCCGTCCATTCAGGAAGCTTTCCCCGAACGAGGCATGGGCCTGCACTTTATTCGCGCCTGCACGCGCGAGCTCAACTATGTGCGCCTGAAAGATGGGCGGCACCGCTTGATCTTCACTATGGTCAAAGACGAGGATCCATGGCTCGATATTCCATTTTAG
- a CDS encoding STAS domain-containing protein: MSFTVELLNAETVVIRIGKALDFRNAAEFKAICQEQVQKGVRNFILDFSETGILDSTGLGAIFSLYRQVSPRNGQVVFASVSRPVQVVVQLTRTYKVFRQFPSVEAAQEALQQA, encoded by the coding sequence ATGAGTTTTACGGTTGAACTGCTGAACGCCGAAACGGTCGTTATTCGCATCGGCAAAGCCCTGGACTTTCGCAACGCGGCCGAATTCAAGGCCATCTGCCAGGAACAGGTGCAAAAAGGCGTCCGCAACTTTATTCTGGATTTTTCAGAAACAGGCATTCTCGACTCTACAGGCCTGGGCGCCATTTTTTCCCTGTACCGGCAGGTTTCGCCGCGCAATGGCCAGGTAGTCTTTGCGTCGGTCTCCCGCCCTGTGCAGGTGGTGGTTCAGCTGACACGAACGTATAAGGTTTTCCGCCAGTTTCCCTCGGTCGAGGCGGCGCAGGAAGCATTGCAGCAGGCCTGA